From one Aggregicoccus sp. 17bor-14 genomic stretch:
- a CDS encoding SDR family oxidoreductase — protein sequence MKPGRLFVTGGASGLGRAIALRFARAGFKVCIGDLHEQRGAQVERELGADGLFLRCDVRKEEDLRRVAQTLEQRWGGVDVVVNNAGVAGAGAIEDLPLEDWQWIIDINLLGVVRGCRVFTPLLKRQGAGHIVNVASMAGLMDVPLMSSYNATKAAVVSLSETLDNELADAGIGVSVVCPSFFRTNLHESMRTKDPGLAAAMNKLLDRSPITAEDIAERIFRAVERKEFYVLPHADGRAAWRLKRLLPRGAYTAIIRKQLRKLQAAAMGSPAPKENA from the coding sequence GTGAAGCCCGGGCGCCTCTTCGTCACCGGCGGCGCGAGCGGGCTGGGGCGCGCCATCGCCCTGCGCTTCGCGCGCGCGGGCTTCAAGGTGTGCATCGGGGACCTCCACGAGCAGCGCGGCGCGCAGGTGGAGCGCGAGCTGGGCGCGGACGGCCTCTTCCTGCGCTGCGACGTGCGCAAGGAAGAGGACCTGCGCCGCGTGGCCCAGACGCTCGAGCAGCGCTGGGGCGGCGTGGACGTGGTGGTGAACAACGCCGGGGTGGCCGGCGCAGGCGCCATCGAGGACCTGCCGCTCGAGGACTGGCAGTGGATCATCGACATCAACCTGCTGGGCGTGGTGCGCGGCTGCCGCGTCTTCACGCCCCTGCTCAAGCGCCAGGGCGCGGGGCACATCGTCAATGTGGCCTCGATGGCCGGCCTGATGGATGTGCCCCTGATGAGCAGCTACAACGCGACCAAGGCGGCCGTGGTCTCGCTCTCGGAGACCCTGGACAACGAGCTCGCGGACGCAGGCATCGGCGTGAGCGTGGTGTGCCCCTCCTTCTTCCGCACCAACCTGCACGAGTCCATGCGCACGAAGGACCCGGGGCTCGCTGCGGCGATGAACAAGCTGCTGGACCGCTCGCCCATCACCGCGGAGGACATCGCGGAGCGCATCTTCCGCGCGGTGGAGCGCAAGGAGTTCTACGTGCTGCCCCACGCCGACGGGCGCGCCGCGTGGCGCCTCAAGCGCCTGCTGCCGCGCGGCGCCTACACCGCCATCATCCGCAAGCAGCTGCGCAAGCTGCAGGCGGCCGCCATGGGCTCCCCGGCTCCGAAGGAGAACGCCTGA
- a CDS encoding M35 family metallo-endopeptidase, giving the protein MSLLGACGAPADGEQDAVVSDDAQELDASALEASVSAAKSSMAMSEQALVTVTLRNAGSHAVRVLRWNTPAEGVKDSLFAVSRDGQPVEYLGAHYKRPAPTAGDYLRIAPGESLTSTVDLASVYDLSETGSYSVRFDLSGAHDSEGRVSALRSNDLTLWVEGRQSGPQLESDGQVHELFGTTSYAANCSSTRRSSLSSALSQASSYANNSVSYLNGTPGSKPRYVTWFGAYTSTNWSTARTHFTNIKSTIDTKNIAFDCGCTDSAYAYVYPTQPYRIYLCSAFWSAPMSGTDSKGGTLIHEISHFNVVAATDDRAYGQTAAKNLAKSSPSGALDNADSHEYFAENNPFQN; this is encoded by the coding sequence GTGTCTCTCCTCGGTGCGTGCGGTGCACCGGCGGACGGTGAGCAGGACGCGGTCGTCTCGGACGACGCGCAGGAGCTCGACGCGAGCGCCCTCGAGGCGAGCGTGTCCGCGGCGAAGAGCAGCATGGCGATGAGCGAGCAGGCGCTCGTCACGGTGACGCTGCGCAACGCGGGCTCCCACGCGGTGCGCGTGCTGCGCTGGAACACCCCCGCCGAGGGCGTGAAGGACTCGCTCTTCGCCGTCTCGCGCGACGGCCAGCCGGTGGAGTACCTCGGCGCGCACTACAAGCGCCCGGCGCCCACGGCGGGCGACTACCTGCGCATCGCGCCCGGTGAGAGCCTGACCTCCACCGTGGACCTCGCGAGCGTGTACGACCTGTCCGAGACGGGCAGCTACAGCGTGCGCTTCGACCTCTCGGGCGCGCACGACTCCGAGGGCCGCGTCTCCGCGCTGCGCTCCAACGACCTCACCCTGTGGGTGGAGGGCCGCCAGAGCGGTCCGCAGCTCGAGAGCGATGGCCAGGTGCACGAGCTGTTCGGCACCACCAGCTACGCGGCCAACTGCAGCAGCACCCGCCGCAGCAGCCTCTCCTCTGCCCTCAGCCAGGCGAGCAGCTACGCGAACAACTCGGTGAGCTACCTCAACGGCACGCCCGGCTCGAAGCCGCGCTACGTGACCTGGTTCGGCGCCTACACGAGCACCAACTGGAGCACCGCGCGCACGCACTTCACCAACATCAAGAGCACGATCGACACGAAGAACATCGCGTTCGACTGCGGCTGCACGGACAGCGCCTACGCCTACGTGTACCCGACCCAGCCGTACCGCATCTACCTGTGCAGCGCCTTCTGGAGCGCGCCGATGTCCGGCACGGACTCCAAGGGCGGCACGCTGATCCACGAGATCAGCCACTTCAACGTGGTGGCCGCGACCGATGACCGCGCCTACGGCCAGACCGCTGCGAAGAACCTCGCGAAGAGCAGCCCCTCGGGCGCGCTCGACAACGCGGACAGCCACGAGTACTTCGCCGAGAACAACCCCTTCCAGAACTAG
- a CDS encoding phosphotransferase family protein, whose translation MSTRSAEGAQRPGEALDVGAVDAWLKGQVTGLEGTPEVTQYSGGASNWTYRLHYPGHDYVLRRPPAGTKAKSAHDMAREFTVQRALKPAFPAVPTMVALCQDASVIGADFYVMERVPGLIPRARMPEALRLSPAQNRQLCLNVVDKLVELHRVDAKAVGLESLGRGPGYPRRQIEGWSDRYDKAHTWNVPRFGYVRDWLRAHIPEDIATCVIHNDWRLDNVVLSEEDPTRVVGVLDWEMATLGDPLMDLGNALAYWVQADDDFLMRAMRRQPTHLPGMLRREEVVARYLERTGLKPANWTFYEVYGLFRLAVIAQQIYYRYHHKQTRNPAFKNFWVLIHYLQWRCRKLIKKAGG comes from the coding sequence ATGAGCACCCGCAGCGCGGAAGGAGCGCAGCGCCCCGGTGAGGCGCTGGACGTGGGCGCGGTGGACGCGTGGCTCAAGGGCCAGGTGACGGGCCTCGAGGGCACGCCCGAGGTGACCCAGTACTCGGGCGGCGCGAGCAACTGGACCTACCGGCTGCACTACCCTGGCCACGACTACGTGCTGCGCCGCCCGCCCGCGGGCACCAAGGCCAAGAGCGCGCACGACATGGCGCGCGAGTTCACGGTGCAGCGCGCGCTGAAGCCCGCCTTCCCCGCGGTGCCCACCATGGTGGCGCTGTGCCAGGACGCGTCCGTCATCGGCGCGGACTTCTACGTGATGGAGCGCGTGCCCGGGCTCATCCCGCGCGCGCGCATGCCCGAGGCCCTGCGCCTCTCGCCCGCGCAGAACCGCCAGCTCTGCCTCAACGTGGTGGACAAATTGGTGGAGCTGCACCGCGTGGACGCAAAGGCGGTGGGGCTCGAGTCCCTGGGCCGTGGCCCGGGCTACCCGCGCCGGCAGATCGAGGGCTGGAGCGATCGCTACGACAAGGCGCACACCTGGAACGTGCCGCGCTTCGGCTACGTGCGCGACTGGCTGCGCGCGCACATCCCCGAGGACATCGCCACCTGCGTCATCCACAACGACTGGCGCCTGGACAACGTGGTGCTGAGCGAAGAGGACCCCACGCGCGTGGTGGGGGTGCTCGACTGGGAGATGGCCACGCTCGGCGACCCGCTGATGGACCTGGGCAACGCGCTCGCCTACTGGGTGCAGGCGGACGACGACTTCCTCATGCGCGCCATGCGCCGCCAGCCCACGCACCTGCCCGGCATGCTGCGGCGCGAGGAGGTGGTGGCGCGCTACCTCGAGCGCACGGGCCTCAAGCCCGCCAACTGGACCTTCTACGAAGTGTACGGCCTGTTCCGTCTCGCCGTCATCGCGCAGCAGATCTACTACCGCTACCACCACAAGCAGACGCGCAACCCGGCCTTCAAGAACTTCTGGGTGCTCATCCACTACCTGCAGTGGCGCTGCCGCAAGCTCATCAAGAAGGCGGGGGGCTAG
- a CDS encoding LysR family transcriptional regulator, producing MNALHKTPSLQALDLNLLRAFDVVYRERNLTRAAERLFLTPSAVSHALARLREAFGGPLFVREGRGVAPTPLAERLAPRVREGLALLQGALQGAAHFDPAQDLGQVTLAMHDELEPSVLPPFAKALAARAPGARLSSVRLERTRLARDLASGRVDLAVDVAQPVAPEVAHRVLVRDAFCVVSGRKRRLTPAAYLAARHVTVSSRPTGLAVEDLMLSRQGHQRDVAVRCQHYEAAFRLVADSDLLLTVPRHRAASLGAALGNHLLPLPLPLPPVELHLYWHRQAEEDPRSRWLRQELLAAAGDRKVQRGSTGR from the coding sequence ATGAACGCGCTTCACAAGACACCGAGCCTGCAGGCCCTGGACCTGAACCTGCTGCGCGCCTTCGACGTGGTCTACCGCGAGCGCAACCTCACCCGCGCCGCCGAGCGCCTCTTCCTCACCCCGTCCGCCGTGAGCCACGCGCTCGCGCGGCTGCGCGAGGCCTTCGGGGGCCCGCTCTTCGTGCGCGAGGGAAGAGGCGTCGCGCCCACCCCGCTCGCCGAGCGGCTCGCGCCCCGGGTGCGCGAGGGGCTCGCGCTGCTGCAGGGCGCGCTGCAGGGGGCGGCCCACTTCGACCCGGCGCAGGACCTGGGGCAGGTGACGCTCGCCATGCACGATGAGCTGGAGCCCAGCGTGCTGCCCCCCTTCGCCAAGGCCCTCGCCGCTCGCGCCCCGGGAGCCCGGCTCTCCAGCGTGCGGCTGGAGCGCACGCGGCTCGCCCGGGACCTCGCCTCGGGCCGGGTGGACCTGGCAGTGGACGTGGCCCAGCCGGTGGCGCCGGAAGTCGCGCACCGGGTGCTGGTGCGCGACGCCTTCTGCGTGGTGAGCGGCCGCAAGCGTCGGCTCACCCCGGCCGCCTACCTCGCGGCGCGCCACGTGACGGTGTCCAGCCGCCCCACGGGGCTCGCGGTGGAGGACCTGATGCTCAGCCGCCAAGGGCACCAGCGGGACGTCGCCGTGCGCTGCCAGCACTACGAGGCCGCCTTCCGGCTGGTGGCGGACTCGGACCTGCTGCTCACCGTGCCGCGCCACCGGGCGGCCTCGCTCGGCGCCGCGCTGGGCAACCACCTGCTGCCCTTGCCCCTGCCGCTCCCCCCGGTGGAGCTGCACCTGTACTGGCACCGGCAGGCGGAGGAGGACCCGCGCTCGCGCTGGCTGCGGCAGGAGCTGCTCGCAGCGGCCGGAGACAGGAAAGTGCAGCGGGGGTCCACAGGACGTTGA
- a CDS encoding acyl-CoA dehydrogenase: MSAAAPSPSPSAQELLAQGPLAPLLPMLYVAWADGTLSAEELDSVRELARAQPWLGEEARGALARWLDPRSPPDARALAQLRRHLKARMAADAAAPGASSDLASLGAQLSGAPPELLPALGQVQRALGLQGPESTRLLLPRPGVKARPQRPAASFDASQLRALLSRTYPEVRERVRRLLEREDFRYVDERDTGAYREQVLSWLRALGDAGLGRLAFPSLGEAQDLGAFITAFETLALFDLSLTVKAGVQFGLFGGSVYFLGTERHHALLPAIASVQLPGAFAMSELGHGSNVRDLRTLARYEPATQEFVVHTPDESARKEWIGNAAAHGRMATVFAQLEVGGEQHGVHALLVPLRDEGGRPLPGVRIEDCGRKMGLNGVDNGRLWFDQVRVPRENLLDRFAQVSPEGEYTSAIASTSKRFFTMLGTLVAGRVSVAHAANSVAKSALTIALRYADTRRQFGPAQAPQGPEGAQLTEAPAEVRLLDYPTHQLRLLVPLARTYGLDFALKHLVARYVARTEKDAQEVEGLAAGLKAYASSFATQAVQTAREACGGQGYLVSNRLPSLKADSDIFTTFEGDNTVLLQLVAKGLLTGYRQQFEDDRVGSLVRLVLERAATAVTDRNPIAARRTGSEHLRDGAFHLRALRYREQDLLASVAARLRKRLGDGMEAFEAFNQVQPHLVALAHAHVERVVLEQFQQGVEALEQGPVRAVLSRLCDLYALSCLEAASGWFLAHDYLEAGKWKAVRSEVERLCAELAPDAVALTDAFGIPDTALAAPIAFGAAG; this comes from the coding sequence ATGTCCGCAGCTGCACCCTCCCCCTCCCCGTCCGCCCAGGAGCTGCTCGCGCAAGGGCCGCTCGCGCCGCTGCTGCCGATGCTCTACGTGGCCTGGGCGGACGGCACCCTGAGCGCCGAGGAGCTGGACTCCGTGCGCGAGCTCGCGCGCGCCCAGCCCTGGCTCGGCGAGGAGGCACGGGGGGCGCTCGCGCGGTGGCTGGACCCGCGCTCTCCGCCGGACGCGCGCGCGCTCGCCCAGCTGCGCCGCCACCTGAAGGCGCGCATGGCCGCGGACGCTGCGGCCCCCGGTGCCTCGAGCGACCTGGCGAGCCTCGGGGCGCAGCTCTCCGGCGCGCCGCCCGAGCTGCTGCCCGCGCTCGGGCAGGTGCAGCGCGCGCTCGGGCTGCAGGGCCCCGAGTCCACGCGCCTGCTGCTGCCGCGCCCGGGCGTGAAGGCCCGCCCGCAGCGCCCCGCCGCCTCCTTCGACGCTTCCCAGCTGCGCGCGCTGCTCTCGCGCACCTACCCCGAGGTGCGCGAGCGGGTGCGCCGGCTGCTCGAGCGCGAGGACTTCCGCTACGTGGACGAGCGCGACACGGGCGCCTACCGCGAGCAGGTGCTCTCCTGGCTGCGCGCGCTGGGGGACGCGGGGCTCGGGCGGCTCGCCTTCCCCAGCCTGGGGGAGGCGCAGGACCTGGGCGCCTTCATCACCGCCTTCGAGACGCTCGCGCTCTTCGACTTGAGCCTCACCGTGAAGGCGGGCGTGCAGTTCGGGCTCTTCGGCGGCAGCGTCTACTTCCTCGGCACCGAGCGCCACCACGCGCTCCTTCCCGCCATTGCATCGGTGCAGCTGCCGGGCGCCTTCGCGATGAGCGAGCTGGGCCACGGCTCCAACGTGCGCGACCTGCGCACGCTCGCGCGCTACGAGCCCGCGACGCAGGAGTTCGTCGTCCACACCCCGGACGAGAGCGCGCGCAAGGAGTGGATCGGCAACGCGGCGGCGCACGGGCGCATGGCCACGGTGTTCGCGCAGCTGGAGGTGGGCGGCGAGCAGCACGGCGTGCACGCGCTGCTGGTGCCCCTGCGCGACGAGGGCGGCCGGCCCCTTCCGGGCGTCCGCATCGAGGACTGCGGGCGCAAGATGGGGCTCAACGGCGTGGACAACGGGCGCCTCTGGTTCGACCAGGTGCGCGTGCCGCGCGAGAACCTGCTCGACCGCTTCGCCCAGGTGAGCCCCGAGGGCGAGTACACGAGCGCCATCGCCAGCACCTCCAAGCGCTTCTTCACCATGCTGGGCACGCTGGTGGCGGGCCGGGTGAGCGTGGCGCACGCGGCCAACAGCGTGGCCAAGAGCGCGCTCACCATCGCGCTGCGCTACGCGGACACGCGCCGCCAGTTCGGCCCCGCGCAGGCGCCCCAGGGCCCCGAGGGCGCGCAGCTCACGGAGGCGCCCGCGGAGGTGCGGCTGCTGGACTACCCCACGCACCAGCTGCGGCTGCTCGTCCCGCTCGCGCGCACCTACGGGCTGGACTTCGCCCTCAAGCACCTGGTGGCGCGCTACGTCGCGCGCACGGAGAAGGACGCCCAGGAGGTGGAGGGGCTCGCGGCAGGGCTCAAGGCCTACGCCTCCTCCTTCGCCACCCAGGCAGTGCAGACGGCGCGCGAGGCGTGCGGCGGCCAGGGCTACCTCGTGAGCAACCGGCTGCCCTCGCTCAAGGCGGACTCGGACATCTTCACCACCTTCGAGGGCGACAACACGGTGCTCCTGCAGCTCGTCGCCAAGGGGCTGCTCACCGGCTACCGGCAGCAGTTCGAGGACGACCGGGTGGGCAGCCTCGTGCGCCTGGTGCTGGAGCGCGCCGCCACGGCCGTCACGGACCGCAACCCCATCGCGGCCAGGCGCACCGGCAGCGAGCACCTGCGCGACGGCGCCTTCCACCTGCGCGCGCTGCGCTACCGCGAGCAGGACCTGCTCGCCTCCGTCGCCGCGCGCCTGCGCAAGCGCCTGGGCGACGGGATGGAGGCCTTCGAGGCCTTCAACCAGGTGCAGCCCCACCTCGTCGCGCTCGCGCACGCGCACGTGGAGCGCGTGGTGCTCGAGCAGTTCCAGCAGGGCGTGGAGGCGCTCGAGCAGGGCCCGGTGCGCGCCGTGCTCTCGCGGCTGTGCGACCTCTACGCGCTGAGCTGCCTCGAGGCCGCGAGCGGCTGGTTCCTCGCCCACGACTACCTGGAGGCGGGCAAGTGGAAGGCGGTGCGCAGCGAGGTGGAGCGCCTGTGCGCGGAGCTCGCCCCGGACGCGGTCGCCCTCACGGACGCCTTCGGCATCCCGGACACCGCGCTCGCCGCACCCATCGCCTTCGGCGCCGCGGGCTGA
- a CDS encoding ATP-binding domain-containing protein, giving the protein MTQSTEGLSAEAQRIVVEEETLLARTLAALAAARRRARGAQAVPGLAEELAALREEATTASTADLPHLFFQLDMARAVVERAGADALPDAVAPYFAHLKLHTAAGSRDFLLGRGSFTDASADIRVIDWRTAPLARVFYNYDAGDAYEEWFGDRLSEGTVEVRRLVVIERGVLTRISAGALRLEKVDGQWRDVGAGSALAGGAGTAVRPGALGVGLGGPHHAARFDITALLDPQQYAALSVEADRPLLVLGSAGSGKTTVALHRLAKLAAGEKSQAGRHRLQVVVPEEGLARLARRLLAPLELEKVPVKTLGTWAYDAARAVFGVQKLKVYWDTPALVSRLKRHPALRPALQRRLGVLKGQGLGLPGLRRRLAEAYTDRPFLLEVVAASGGELPRTAVDETVRHTMAQLRTPLDVEHRGIDPEALITVDGKSIAEDTPDELAGTLDLDDLPILMALKAERQALPLERIAHLVLDETEDFSVFELYVLGRLLGEDRSCTIAGDEMQQTSTDFAGWPAVLQTLGVPDAELCRLQVSYRCPRPIVEVARKVLGEQAPASAQAPAREGVPVGFHHFPDEDPAQLFLRDALRDLLEREPRAAVAVIAASRESADAFYRVVQDMPGVRRVVNGQFTFEPGVDVTDVDDVKGLEWDYVILPDATARAYPQTAEARRKLHVAVTRASHQLWVVSSGLRSRLFG; this is encoded by the coding sequence ATGACCCAGAGCACAGAGGGGCTGTCGGCCGAGGCCCAGCGCATCGTGGTCGAGGAGGAGACGCTGCTCGCCCGCACGCTCGCCGCGCTGGCCGCCGCGCGCCGCCGCGCGCGCGGGGCGCAGGCGGTGCCGGGGCTCGCCGAGGAGCTGGCGGCGCTGCGCGAGGAGGCCACGACCGCGAGCACCGCGGACCTGCCCCACCTCTTCTTCCAGCTGGACATGGCGCGCGCCGTGGTCGAGCGCGCCGGGGCGGACGCGCTGCCGGACGCGGTGGCCCCCTACTTCGCGCACCTGAAGCTGCACACCGCCGCGGGCTCGCGCGACTTCCTCCTCGGGCGCGGCTCGTTCACCGACGCGAGCGCGGACATCCGGGTCATCGACTGGCGCACCGCCCCACTCGCGCGCGTCTTCTACAACTACGACGCGGGGGACGCGTACGAGGAGTGGTTCGGCGACCGGCTGAGCGAGGGCACGGTGGAGGTGCGCCGGCTGGTGGTCATCGAGCGCGGGGTGCTCACCCGCATCAGCGCCGGCGCCTTGCGGCTCGAGAAGGTGGACGGGCAGTGGCGGGACGTGGGCGCGGGCAGCGCGCTCGCGGGCGGGGCGGGCACGGCGGTGCGCCCCGGGGCGCTGGGGGTGGGGCTCGGGGGCCCGCACCACGCCGCGCGCTTCGACATCACGGCGCTGCTCGACCCGCAGCAGTACGCGGCCCTCAGCGTGGAGGCGGACCGGCCGCTGCTGGTGCTGGGCAGCGCGGGCAGCGGCAAGACGACGGTGGCGCTGCACCGGCTCGCGAAGCTCGCGGCGGGGGAGAAGAGCCAGGCCGGGCGGCACCGGCTGCAGGTGGTGGTGCCCGAGGAGGGGCTCGCCCGGCTCGCGCGCCGGCTGCTCGCGCCGCTGGAGCTGGAGAAGGTGCCGGTGAAGACGCTGGGCACCTGGGCCTACGACGCCGCGCGCGCCGTCTTCGGGGTGCAGAAGCTCAAGGTGTACTGGGACACGCCCGCGCTCGTCAGCCGCCTCAAGCGCCACCCCGCGCTGCGCCCCGCGCTGCAGCGGCGGCTCGGCGTGCTCAAGGGCCAGGGGCTGGGGCTCCCGGGGCTGCGCCGCCGCCTCGCCGAGGCCTATACGGACCGGCCCTTCCTGCTCGAGGTGGTGGCGGCGAGCGGCGGAGAGCTGCCGCGCACGGCCGTGGACGAGACCGTGCGCCACACCATGGCGCAGCTGCGCACGCCCCTGGACGTGGAGCACCGGGGCATCGACCCCGAGGCGCTCATCACCGTGGACGGCAAGAGCATCGCCGAGGACACCCCGGACGAGCTCGCGGGCACCCTGGACCTGGACGACCTGCCCATCCTCATGGCGCTCAAGGCCGAGCGCCAGGCGCTGCCGCTCGAGCGCATCGCGCACCTGGTGCTCGACGAGACCGAGGACTTCAGCGTCTTCGAGCTGTACGTGCTGGGCAGGCTCCTGGGCGAGGACCGCAGCTGCACCATCGCGGGGGACGAGATGCAGCAGACCAGCACGGACTTCGCCGGCTGGCCCGCGGTGCTGCAGACGCTGGGCGTGCCGGACGCGGAGCTGTGCCGGCTGCAGGTGTCCTACCGCTGCCCGCGGCCCATCGTGGAGGTGGCGCGCAAGGTGCTCGGAGAGCAGGCGCCGGCGAGCGCCCAGGCCCCTGCGCGCGAGGGCGTGCCGGTGGGCTTCCACCACTTCCCGGACGAGGACCCCGCGCAGCTCTTCCTGCGCGACGCGCTTCGCGACCTGCTCGAGCGCGAGCCGCGCGCGGCCGTGGCCGTCATCGCCGCGAGCCGCGAGAGCGCGGACGCCTTCTACCGCGTCGTGCAGGACATGCCCGGGGTGCGCCGCGTGGTGAACGGGCAGTTCACCTTCGAGCCGGGCGTGGACGTGACGGACGTGGACGACGTGAAGGGCCTGGAGTGGGACTACGTCATCCTCCCGGACGCGACGGCCCGCGCCTACCCGCAAACGGCCGAGGCGCGCCGCAAGCTGCACGTGGCGGTGACGCGTGCGTCGCATCAGCTGTGGGTCGTGAGCAGCGGCCTGCGGTCGCGACTCTTCGGGTGA
- a CDS encoding histidine phosphatase family protein, giving the protein MAVILLVRHGQASFGAKDYDALSERGLEQARVLGSALKERLPALDAVLTGTMRRHRQTAEACLASLPHAPAPRALAGFDEFDHQEVLARHTARYADPTVMGAELMGTADPRRAFQELFTHAVARWVSGAHDSDYRESWAAFRARSLAALDEAVGALGPARTVLVFTSGGVISAIVQSLLQLPDASAFRVNWALANCGLTKVVCGSSGRHLSTLNEHAHFERPEHRALLTYR; this is encoded by the coding sequence ATGGCCGTCATCCTCCTCGTGCGCCACGGGCAGGCCTCCTTCGGCGCGAAGGACTACGACGCGCTGAGCGAGCGCGGGCTCGAGCAGGCGCGCGTGCTGGGCAGCGCGCTGAAGGAGCGCCTCCCCGCGCTGGACGCCGTGCTCACGGGCACGATGCGGCGCCACCGCCAGACGGCCGAGGCGTGCCTCGCGTCCCTCCCCCACGCACCCGCCCCGCGGGCGCTCGCGGGCTTCGACGAGTTCGACCACCAGGAGGTGCTCGCGCGCCACACGGCGCGCTACGCGGACCCCACGGTGATGGGCGCGGAGCTGATGGGCACGGCGGACCCGCGCCGCGCGTTCCAGGAGCTGTTCACCCACGCGGTGGCGCGCTGGGTGTCCGGCGCGCACGACTCGGACTACCGCGAGAGCTGGGCGGCGTTTCGCGCGCGCTCGCTCGCTGCGCTGGACGAGGCCGTGGGCGCGCTGGGCCCTGCGCGCACGGTGCTCGTGTTCACCTCGGGCGGGGTCATCTCCGCCATCGTGCAGTCGCTGCTGCAGCTGCCGGATGCGTCGGCGTTCCGGGTGAACTGGGCGCTCGCCAACTGCGGCCTCACCAAGGTGGTGTGCGGCTCGAGCGGCCGGCACCTCTCCACGCTCAACGAGCACGCCCACTTCGAGCGGCCCGAGCACCGCGCGCTGCTCACCTACCGCTGA
- a CDS encoding acyl-CoA dehydrogenase family protein produces MNFEPSERSRSYRERVRRFIDEYILPVEMEVLKEQHAQGPDWRTWKVPAKVRELKARAKAEGLWNLFLPDAALSPGLTTLEYAPVAEEMGRSLLAPEIFNCNAPDTGNMEVLWKYGSEAQKARWLTPLLAGDIRSVFCMTEPEVASSDATNMQATAVLEGDEVVLRGRKWWSTGLGHPDAKVAIFMARTPNESAGRHGQHSMVLVPLDAKGVNIRRMLAVYGEYDPPYGHGEVEFDDVRVPRENVIAGLGQGFEIAQGRLGPGRIHHCMRCLGAAERALGLMVDRAMGRAAFGKPLMNLGGNRERLAEARIAIDQARLLTLYAAWKLDEEGPLGAMTEISAIKVVAPNVLQQVVDDAIQLHGGAGLSHDTPLTGFYAQARSLRLADGPDEVHKGLIARIELAKRGHGGRRGE; encoded by the coding sequence ATGAACTTCGAGCCCAGCGAGAGGTCCCGCAGCTACCGCGAGCGGGTGCGCCGCTTCATCGACGAGTACATCCTTCCGGTGGAGATGGAGGTGCTGAAGGAGCAGCACGCGCAAGGGCCCGACTGGCGGACGTGGAAGGTGCCCGCGAAGGTGCGCGAGCTCAAGGCGCGCGCGAAGGCGGAGGGGCTGTGGAACCTCTTCCTGCCGGACGCCGCTCTCTCCCCCGGCCTCACCACGCTCGAGTACGCGCCGGTGGCCGAGGAGATGGGGCGCAGCCTGCTCGCCCCGGAGATCTTCAACTGCAACGCGCCGGACACCGGGAACATGGAGGTGCTCTGGAAGTACGGCTCGGAGGCGCAGAAGGCGCGCTGGCTCACGCCGCTGCTCGCGGGCGACATCCGCTCGGTGTTCTGCATGACCGAGCCGGAGGTGGCCTCCTCGGACGCGACGAACATGCAGGCCACGGCCGTGCTCGAGGGCGACGAGGTGGTGCTGCGCGGGCGCAAGTGGTGGAGCACGGGCCTCGGCCACCCGGACGCGAAGGTGGCCATCTTCATGGCGCGCACGCCCAACGAGAGCGCGGGGCGCCACGGCCAGCACTCCATGGTGCTGGTGCCGCTGGACGCGAAGGGCGTGAACATCCGCCGCATGCTGGCGGTGTACGGCGAGTACGACCCGCCCTATGGCCACGGCGAGGTGGAGTTCGACGACGTGCGCGTGCCGCGCGAGAACGTCATCGCGGGGCTGGGCCAGGGCTTCGAGATCGCGCAGGGCCGGCTCGGCCCCGGGCGCATCCACCACTGCATGCGCTGCCTCGGCGCGGCCGAGCGGGCGCTCGGGCTGATGGTGGACCGGGCCATGGGCCGCGCCGCCTTCGGCAAGCCGCTGATGAACCTGGGCGGCAACCGCGAGCGGCTCGCCGAGGCGCGCATCGCGATCGACCAGGCGCGCCTGCTCACCCTCTACGCCGCGTGGAAGCTGGACGAGGAGGGCCCGCTGGGCGCGATGACCGAGATCTCCGCCATCAAGGTGGTGGCCCCCAACGTGCTGCAGCAGGTGGTGGACGACGCCATCCAGCTGCACGGCGGCGCGGGGCTGAGCCACGACACACCCCTCACCGGCTTCTATGCCCAGGCGCGCTCGCTGCGGCTCGCGGACGGCCCGGACGAGGTGCACAAGGGGCTCATCGCCCGCATCGAGCTGGCCAAGCGCGGCCACGGCGGCAGGAGGGGCGAGTGA